The following proteins are encoded in a genomic region of Dyadobacter sp. UC 10:
- a CDS encoding type II toxin-antitoxin system HigB family toxin: protein MKISFMRIITTTRLRDFYHTHADSKTALEVWIAKIKDLEIQSLNDLRKVANSVDTIGNNRVIFDIKGNKYRIVTVALVYRQTIYVRWIGTHAEYDKIDAHTV from the coding sequence ATGAAAATTAGCTTCATGAGGATTATTACGACCACCCGGCTGCGAGATTTCTATCACACACATGCAGATTCGAAGACCGCATTAGAGGTATGGATTGCGAAAATCAAGGACTTAGAAATTCAAAGTCTGAATGATCTTAGAAAAGTAGCTAACTCCGTAGATACGATTGGAAATAACAGGGTGATATTTGATATTAAAGGAAATAAATACCGGATTGTTACAGTCGCCCTGGTATACCGGCAAACGATTTACGTCAGGTGGATTGGTACACATGCAGAATACGATAAGATTGATGCCCATACCGTGTAA
- a CDS encoding helix-turn-helix domain-containing protein has product MSTVTVTPIKTEADYQNALRRIDELLTLAPAPYSELDDELDVISTLVHAYEQTHHAIPYPDPINAIKYLMEENGWKSKDLEQFIGPKSRVSEILNRKRYFTLQQILNLHKHLGLPLEVFINEKMPQAIQQNSR; this is encoded by the coding sequence ATGAGTACCGTAACAGTTACCCCTATAAAAACAGAAGCAGATTATCAAAATGCGCTTCGTCGCATTGATGAACTGCTTACTTTGGCCCCTGCCCCCTATTCTGAACTGGATGATGAGCTGGACGTCATCAGCACGTTGGTGCATGCGTATGAACAAACACACCATGCGATACCTTACCCGGATCCGATTAACGCTATTAAATATTTAATGGAAGAAAACGGCTGGAAAAGCAAAGATCTGGAGCAATTCATAGGACCCAAGTCCCGGGTATCTGAAATACTTAACCGGAAGCGGTATTTTACCTTGCAGCAAATCCTTAATCTTCACAAACATTTAGGACTACCCCTGGAAGTATTCATAAATGAAAAAATGCCGCAGGCGATTCAACAAAACAGCAGATAG
- a CDS encoding RagB/SusD family nutrient uptake outer membrane protein, whose amino-acid sequence MKFIKSKLVFALGLVSMLSCEQYFDPTTNIDETTALTNESDVQTVTIGTYAFLNKSNFVYSGHIMMEYPSDEIAQGQISGNDFTRIYRYTHINTSTHATNYWGQCYKIIAAANKVIGFVPNDASAELKQLKGENLFLRAMAHFNMVRMFGRPYPQNEGNNPGVPILRDGLSDSEATTLARSTVKEVYDFVIADLLAAADLMTVKKTNIYASKEVAYALLAKVYLFKGDNQNALKYANLVIDSGRYTLLSSSNYPNYFKLVPENNTETIFAVRHTSVQIAEISSMYISSDRSGAPLAQGVSGWAELYASQKYIDFLGKHPEDLRKSFVTPYVLNGELQTNRKLTPATPMYYINKYTLQDNVINASSPVYLRLADMYLVRAEANAKLNNTAAALADVNLIRTRAGLTGAALYTAGNLAGKTVLDVVLEERFLELAFEGHRIYDLFRNNRPMVRNYPGTHSQNNTPTTNVNQTVLPTDPRVVFFIPQNEVDQNKNLVQNP is encoded by the coding sequence ATGAAATTTATAAAATCAAAACTGGTATTCGCACTAGGACTGGTGTCGATGCTATCCTGCGAACAATATTTCGATCCGACCACGAATATCGACGAAACCACTGCGCTGACCAACGAATCGGACGTGCAAACGGTGACGATCGGGACTTATGCGTTTCTGAACAAATCCAACTTCGTGTACAGCGGTCACATCATGATGGAATACCCAAGTGATGAAATCGCCCAGGGGCAGATTTCCGGAAATGACTTTACGCGCATTTACCGGTATACGCATATCAATACCTCCACGCACGCAACCAACTACTGGGGGCAGTGCTACAAGATCATCGCGGCGGCGAACAAGGTGATCGGTTTTGTTCCGAACGACGCCTCCGCGGAGCTGAAACAGCTGAAAGGTGAAAACCTTTTCCTGCGTGCGATGGCGCATTTCAATATGGTCCGCATGTTTGGCAGACCTTATCCGCAGAATGAAGGGAACAACCCGGGCGTACCGATCCTTCGCGACGGGCTGAGTGACAGCGAGGCTACCACATTGGCGAGGTCGACGGTGAAAGAGGTTTATGATTTCGTAATCGCAGACCTGCTGGCCGCGGCCGACCTGATGACGGTGAAGAAAACGAATATTTACGCTTCCAAAGAAGTAGCTTATGCGCTGCTGGCCAAGGTGTATTTGTTTAAAGGCGATAATCAGAATGCATTGAAATATGCGAACCTGGTGATTGATAGCGGCAGATATACTTTGCTGTCGTCTTCCAACTACCCCAACTATTTCAAGCTGGTACCTGAAAACAACACGGAGACGATCTTCGCAGTGCGCCACACGAGCGTGCAGATCGCGGAGATCAGCAGTATGTACATTAGCTCCGACCGCTCCGGCGCGCCCCTGGCGCAGGGTGTGAGTGGCTGGGCGGAATTGTACGCGTCGCAAAAGTATATCGACTTCCTGGGTAAGCATCCGGAAGATCTGCGGAAATCTTTTGTAACACCCTATGTGCTCAACGGAGAGTTGCAGACAAATAGGAAGCTTACGCCTGCTACCCCGATGTATTACATCAACAAATACACATTGCAGGATAATGTGATCAATGCATCGTCGCCGGTGTACCTGCGCCTGGCCGATATGTACCTGGTGCGCGCCGAAGCAAATGCCAAGCTAAATAATACCGCCGCAGCGCTGGCAGATGTAAATCTGATCCGTACCCGCGCGGGATTAACCGGAGCTGCTTTGTATACCGCCGGAAACCTGGCTGGGAAAACGGTATTGGATGTGGTTCTGGAGGAGCGTTTTCTGGAACTCGCATTTGAAGGCCACCGGATTTATGACCTGTTCCGCAACAACCGCCCGATGGTGCGCAATTACCCCGGCACGCATTCGCAGAACAATACGCCGACTACGAATGTAAACCAGACAGTACTGCCTACCGATCCGCGGGTAGTGTTCTTTATCCCGCAAAATGAAGTGGACCAGAATAAGAACCTGGTACAAAATCCATAA
- a CDS encoding SusC/RagA family TonB-linked outer membrane protein, with protein MRNQYKFLIRLSIFAALSCAGGLESAVAFTPEKNVKKNPGRADYTVTGKVVSSENEALPGVSIVEKGTNKGTTTDIDGAFSINLTNPGTTLIFSFIGYASKEVVVDGATNLDITLDSDAKGLDEVVIVGYSAKKARYLSSSVSTISSQKLRDVTSNELPNLLQGKAPGVVVSTNSGDPTSPARIVIRGSGTISANSRPLYVVDGNIDGSYNPVDVENVTVLKDVAATGLYGSRAANGVIIVNTKMGKAGKTEINFNNTFGWAEATTGNFRLMDSQELFDFQSTFNPRNESVLQRNTNWWNEAFRTAFVNNHNVSVSGGSDKTTFYVSGNYYKEQGTVIENDKTGFNFRTNLKSQLTKKLTAAVLFNGQYTKDNYQNSNTLYDAYTNLPFDPAYENGAPTDGRSYPNWLGRDRENFLHSIQYNYANAKSLRTTLDVNLDYDLTDKITLSSYNRANFGSGSGVTYSDRRTKQGGANGGELYNNNNNNYRLLTSNRVRYSEEFGKHNLTLLGVAEAETSFSELNTTSGKGLPAGQDVLSVATDILVSPTGYSEQVAFRKFLGQADYNYDNRYFLVGSVVNEFSSLFGKNNSSANFFQLGASWVLSNENFLKNNKVLTFAKLRLSHGTVGNAAIPNFASLGLYTISQSASYAGVPGAQPFQKGNPDLTWEKIRASNLGFDISLWNRIDLAVDIYNKKSEDLLYQKPLTATTGYSYVWVNAGSVRNRGVEFSLTSRNLTGKELTWETDFNMAFNRNKILSLSGGAATFRPGNRLPLAAGHDMGEFNLPIWAGVNPENGDPQWEKLVTDANGNVTKELTNAYSTVQTAQSRQFTGKSTNPKFTGGITNTLTYKAFTLSAFLNFVYGNWVFNESRAYFDNDGLYESYNQMILAKGWSRWEKPGDIATHPKPIVGGNKDSNQSSSRYLEDGSYIRLRNVRLGYNIPADALKRIGFARANIFVSADNLWTGTKFTGPDPESSMSFEDTPGLSSIKYPISRKLLFGVNFTL; from the coding sequence ATGCGAAATCAATACAAATTTTTAATCAGGCTTTCGATTTTTGCCGCGCTTTCGTGTGCAGGCGGATTGGAAAGCGCTGTGGCTTTTACGCCGGAAAAGAACGTGAAAAAGAACCCGGGCCGGGCGGATTACACCGTCACCGGAAAAGTTGTTTCGAGCGAAAACGAAGCGCTTCCGGGTGTTAGCATTGTTGAAAAAGGCACTAATAAAGGAACGACTACTGACATTGACGGTGCATTCAGCATTAACCTGACCAACCCCGGCACGACGCTCATTTTCAGTTTCATCGGATATGCCAGCAAGGAAGTGGTCGTGGATGGAGCCACGAACCTGGATATTACCCTGGATTCGGATGCGAAAGGACTGGACGAGGTTGTGATCGTGGGTTATTCTGCTAAAAAGGCTCGGTATCTTTCCAGCTCGGTATCCACGATCAGCAGCCAGAAACTGCGGGATGTTACCTCTAACGAATTGCCTAACCTGTTGCAGGGCAAGGCGCCGGGCGTGGTGGTTTCGACCAACTCCGGCGACCCTACCAGTCCGGCCAGGATCGTGATCCGCGGATCGGGTACGATCTCGGCAAATAGCAGGCCGTTGTATGTAGTGGATGGTAATATCGACGGTAGCTATAATCCGGTAGATGTGGAAAATGTGACAGTTTTGAAAGATGTTGCTGCCACAGGTTTATACGGTTCACGCGCTGCAAACGGGGTTATCATTGTCAATACCAAAATGGGTAAGGCAGGTAAGACTGAGATTAATTTCAATAACACATTCGGCTGGGCAGAGGCGACAACAGGTAATTTCCGTCTCATGGATTCTCAGGAACTATTTGATTTTCAGAGCACCTTTAATCCCAGAAACGAATCCGTACTGCAACGTAATACCAACTGGTGGAATGAGGCTTTCCGCACGGCATTCGTCAACAACCATAATGTTTCTGTTTCCGGAGGTTCTGATAAAACCACTTTCTACGTTTCCGGTAACTATTACAAGGAGCAGGGAACCGTAATTGAAAACGACAAAACCGGCTTCAACTTCCGCACGAACCTGAAATCGCAGCTGACCAAAAAGCTGACCGCCGCTGTACTCTTCAACGGACAGTATACAAAGGATAACTATCAGAACAGCAACACATTGTATGATGCCTACACCAACCTTCCTTTTGACCCGGCTTATGAAAACGGAGCACCAACAGACGGCCGTTCATATCCGAACTGGCTGGGCCGCGATCGTGAGAACTTCCTGCATTCAATTCAATACAATTACGCGAATGCAAAAAGCCTGAGAACTACCCTGGACGTGAACCTGGATTACGACCTCACGGACAAGATCACACTTTCGAGCTATAACCGTGCTAATTTTGGAAGTGGATCAGGCGTTACTTACTCCGACCGCCGCACGAAGCAAGGCGGCGCAAACGGCGGCGAACTTTACAATAACAACAACAATAACTACCGCCTGCTGACATCTAATAGGGTACGTTACTCTGAGGAGTTCGGGAAACATAACCTGACTTTGCTGGGTGTGGCGGAAGCCGAAACTTCGTTCAGTGAGCTCAATACTACTTCTGGTAAAGGACTTCCGGCAGGGCAGGATGTATTGTCGGTTGCGACCGATATCCTGGTTTCGCCAACAGGTTATAGTGAGCAAGTCGCATTCCGTAAATTTCTTGGACAGGCAGATTACAATTATGACAACCGCTACTTCCTGGTTGGTTCGGTGGTTAATGAGTTTTCTTCTTTGTTTGGAAAAAATAACTCTTCTGCCAACTTCTTTCAGCTGGGTGCTTCGTGGGTTTTGAGCAATGAAAATTTCCTTAAAAATAACAAGGTACTTACATTCGCCAAGCTGCGTTTGAGCCACGGAACTGTTGGGAATGCAGCTATTCCAAACTTCGCGTCACTGGGACTATATACAATCTCGCAGTCGGCCAGTTATGCAGGTGTGCCGGGCGCACAGCCATTTCAAAAGGGTAACCCCGATCTGACGTGGGAAAAGATACGCGCTTCCAATCTAGGGTTTGATATCAGCCTGTGGAACCGCATTGACCTGGCAGTCGATATTTACAACAAAAAATCGGAAGACCTGCTTTACCAGAAGCCATTGACAGCGACGACTGGTTACAGTTATGTTTGGGTAAATGCGGGTTCTGTGCGTAACCGGGGAGTCGAGTTCAGTTTGACTTCGCGGAACCTGACTGGCAAGGAGCTGACCTGGGAAACTGATTTCAATATGGCTTTCAACCGCAACAAAATCCTTTCATTGAGCGGCGGTGCAGCTACTTTCCGGCCGGGTAACCGCCTGCCGCTGGCCGCTGGACACGATATGGGAGAATTTAACCTGCCGATCTGGGCGGGCGTCAATCCTGAAAACGGCGATCCGCAGTGGGAAAAGCTGGTGACCGACGCGAATGGTAATGTGACCAAGGAACTTACCAATGCTTACAGTACGGTACAAACTGCTCAGTCAAGACAATTTACAGGGAAATCCACCAATCCTAAATTCACAGGTGGTATCACCAACACATTGACTTACAAAGCTTTCACGTTATCGGCATTCCTGAATTTTGTGTATGGAAACTGGGTATTCAACGAAAGCCGCGCGTATTTTGACAACGATGGTTTGTATGAAAGCTACAACCAGATGATACTGGCCAAGGGCTGGTCGCGGTGGGAAAAGCCGGGTGATATTGCTACACACCCCAAACCGATCGTGGGTGGTAACAAGGATTCCAACCAGTCTTCTTCAAGATATCTGGAAGACGGAAGTTATATCCGTTTGCGGAATGTGCGCCTGGGCTACAATATTCCTGCGGACGCGCTCAAACGCATTGGATTTGCTCGTGCCAATATCTTCGTGAGCGCGGATAACCTCTGGACCGGCACGAAGTTCACAGGCCCGGACCCTGAATCTTCTATGTCATTTGAGGATACGCCAGGTCTTTCCAGTATCAAATATCCGATCAGCCGCAAGCTGCTTTTCGGTGTCAATTTCACATTGTAA
- a CDS encoding RagB/SusD family nutrient uptake outer membrane protein, with amino-acid sequence MKNIAMTFLVAMGLSACHTLDLNPLSEASTATFYSNQTELELAVNDLYRAAFWSNDNELFSDNEWHRGQLTNAVIGGTMNADDAAVQTFWLNAYKAIARANSFIANKDRAAATTSAATITRLEAEMRLIRAYQYARLITHFGDVPLLTEPLVLDESYSVQRSGRDEVLTFVLAELDFAAANLPVSYAAAETKRLTKGAALAIKARTALYSGKWDVARDAAKAVMDLGVYQLHPGYSQLFTKAGESSSELIISIPRDESQQVFGAALFVQDNISRNAGGFGAQLPTRDLMDAYECVDGKPIDESPLYNPLAPFKNRDPRLTASIVEFNTQWLGYNYTPHPDSVQVFSSKENKKVQNKDTRAVAAFASFTGLLWKKGIDQTWADRRVEDNDAIIVRYAEILLTYAEAKIELGETDATVLDAINQVRARAYGVQVSETKSYPALTGTNANALRPLLRRERRVEFPREGLRYMDLIRWKLAEKVLTKPVIGLPDPAAQNRAKWPFPGVTPLDADGIADYSGFGTDVKVLAQRNFDKSRQYLWPIPAVERRVNTNITQNPGY; translated from the coding sequence ATGAAAAATATAGCAATGACCTTTCTCGTGGCGATGGGGCTTTCAGCCTGTCACACGCTCGACCTGAACCCGCTGTCGGAGGCCTCGACGGCGACTTTTTACTCCAATCAGACCGAACTAGAACTGGCGGTCAACGACTTGTACCGGGCAGCATTCTGGTCGAACGACAACGAATTGTTCAGCGACAATGAATGGCACCGCGGGCAGCTTACCAATGCGGTAATCGGCGGCACGATGAATGCGGACGACGCTGCGGTGCAGACTTTCTGGCTCAATGCCTACAAAGCGATAGCGCGCGCCAATTCATTTATCGCCAACAAAGACCGTGCTGCGGCCACCACCTCCGCCGCCACCATTACACGGCTGGAAGCTGAAATGCGGCTGATCCGGGCTTACCAGTATGCCAGGCTGATCACCCATTTTGGCGACGTCCCGCTGCTCACCGAGCCTTTGGTACTCGATGAATCCTATTCCGTGCAGCGATCGGGCCGGGATGAAGTGCTGACATTCGTATTGGCAGAACTTGATTTCGCAGCAGCGAATTTGCCGGTATCCTATGCCGCCGCAGAAACGAAAAGGCTCACAAAAGGAGCTGCACTGGCGATTAAGGCACGTACAGCATTATATTCGGGTAAGTGGGATGTAGCCCGTGACGCGGCCAAAGCGGTGATGGACCTGGGCGTTTATCAGCTGCATCCCGGCTATTCGCAGCTTTTCACAAAGGCGGGGGAATCCAGCAGCGAGCTGATCATCAGCATTCCGAGGGACGAGAGTCAGCAGGTGTTCGGCGCGGCCTTATTTGTGCAGGATAATATTTCAAGAAATGCAGGCGGCTTCGGGGCACAGCTGCCCACGCGTGACCTGATGGATGCTTACGAATGCGTTGACGGCAAACCTATCGACGAATCGCCGCTTTACAATCCGCTGGCGCCTTTCAAAAACCGCGATCCCCGGCTGACTGCCAGTATCGTTGAGTTCAATACGCAGTGGCTGGGCTACAATTACACGCCCCATCCCGATTCCGTTCAGGTATTCAGCTCCAAGGAAAACAAGAAAGTGCAGAACAAGGATACCCGCGCGGTGGCCGCATTTGCGAGTTTTACAGGATTGTTATGGAAAAAAGGCATCGACCAGACCTGGGCGGACCGGAGAGTGGAAGACAACGATGCGATCATTGTACGCTATGCAGAAATCCTGCTGACTTATGCAGAAGCGAAGATTGAACTGGGCGAAACAGACGCGACCGTTCTCGACGCGATCAACCAGGTGCGGGCGCGGGCATATGGTGTGCAGGTTTCCGAAACAAAATCCTATCCGGCATTAACGGGTACCAATGCAAATGCGCTCAGGCCGCTTTTACGCCGGGAAAGGCGCGTCGAATTTCCGCGTGAGGGCTTGCGCTACATGGATCTGATCCGCTGGAAGCTGGCTGAAAAGGTGCTTACAAAACCGGTTATCGGCCTTCCTGACCCGGCTGCTCAGAACCGGGCCAAGTGGCCTTTCCCCGGCGTTACGCCGCTGGATGCCGATGGTATCGCCGATTATTCAGGTTTCGGGACGGACGTAAAAGTACTCGCGCAGCGGAATTTTGATAAAAGCAGGCAATACCTCTGGCCGATTCCCGCAGTGGAAAGGCGTGTGAACACGAACATTACACAAAATCCGGGTTACTAA
- a CDS encoding SusC/RagA family TonB-linked outer membrane protein translates to MRQKALLSFVLALVWLAPVMAQTREITGKVTDEAAKDLPGVSIVIKGTQRGTVTDATGVYKLAIPDQGPVTITFSFVGYQSQEVSPVGQSTLDVTMKPEDNALSEVVVVGYGTQRKKDLTGAISSIGSKDVAGRQTIQVSEALQGSIAGVSVTRSSGAPGAGSNILIRGITTIGTNNPLVIVDGVPVSSIDNVNPGDVENITVLKDAASAAIYGSRGAAGVILVTTKRAKSGQGSLEYTYEYGVQRATATPEYVGVLDYMRYFNEQTTNDGASTGPFAQAFVDSYLENNRANPDEFPNTDWQRALITKKNAPRQRHDLVFTMGTGKIKTKASLGYSNSGAFYDNRSYNRYLFRVNNDLQVNDKIGVNLDVFYKRTTNKGNANELPNNDFNPIYESRVMPPIYDDVYSDGRMAFGKDGRNPLAKLRDGGFTRSLANQIGGRISFNYKPVNGLTVTALVAPVFDLDKNKYFSKQIRYTNPDGTPSTVVNQARTILTEGRTEGVSINGQLLANYVKELNGGHTIDILAGFEENYRSLETLSASRSGFALTDFPYLNSGSTELRDNSGGANESGLHSFFGRLQYNYKSRYFIQGNLRSDLSSRFAAAYRRAVYPSVSAGWTISEESFLKNNPWLSFLKVRGSWGEAGNERLLDKDNNPAYYPYLATIDFSTALFYQNGSVVPLTGGGQQVYAVENISWETSRTIDFGLDAAFLNDRLTIAADYYKKTTRDILLPLDIPLYLGYDKPNQNAGTLHVRGWELEASWRDRINKLGYSVAANLSDAKSTVGDLKGTEFRGDQIIRNGSEYNEWFGYLSNGLFQTQDEITGAPVLNVTTKPGDVRYVDVNKDGKITTDDKVLLGGALPRYLYGGNVRLDYEGFDFGISFQGVAKKLSRLNTDIVQPFAEAFGNMPAEMVGKFWSVNNTAEQNLGATYPRLSRTSNSANYALSDYWLLNGGYFRVKNITLGYSLPQTLMKKAGVQGLRFYVSANDVLSFSKFPKYVDPESSTSYAYPIVTTLMAGATIRF, encoded by the coding sequence ATGCGACAAAAAGCTCTACTGAGTTTTGTCCTGGCTCTCGTCTGGCTTGCTCCTGTGATGGCGCAAACCAGGGAGATCACCGGCAAAGTTACTGACGAGGCTGCAAAGGACCTTCCCGGAGTAAGCATCGTCATCAAAGGTACACAACGCGGTACCGTCACCGACGCCACCGGTGTATATAAGCTGGCTATTCCTGACCAGGGCCCGGTCACGATCACTTTCTCATTTGTAGGGTATCAGAGCCAGGAAGTTTCCCCGGTGGGGCAATCGACCCTGGATGTGACCATGAAACCGGAGGATAATGCATTGTCGGAAGTGGTGGTGGTAGGTTATGGTACGCAAAGAAAGAAAGACCTGACCGGGGCCATCTCTTCCATTGGCTCCAAAGATGTGGCAGGCCGGCAAACGATCCAGGTTTCGGAAGCATTGCAGGGAAGCATCGCGGGTGTTTCGGTAACCCGCAGCAGCGGCGCGCCGGGAGCGGGTTCCAACATCCTGATCAGGGGTATTACCACGATTGGGACAAACAATCCCCTGGTGATCGTCGACGGCGTGCCCGTGAGCAGTATCGATAATGTTAACCCCGGGGACGTAGAAAATATCACGGTTCTGAAAGACGCGGCATCGGCTGCGATCTATGGTTCAAGGGGTGCCGCCGGGGTAATTTTAGTTACGACTAAAAGAGCGAAAAGCGGACAGGGGAGTCTGGAATACACCTACGAATATGGTGTGCAGCGCGCGACAGCTACGCCCGAATATGTGGGCGTACTGGATTATATGCGGTATTTTAATGAGCAAACTACCAACGACGGAGCGAGTACCGGCCCTTTTGCGCAGGCTTTTGTTGATTCTTACCTCGAAAACAACCGCGCTAATCCCGACGAATTTCCGAATACCGACTGGCAGCGGGCATTGATTACAAAAAAGAATGCACCCCGCCAGCGGCACGACCTGGTTTTTACGATGGGTACCGGCAAGATCAAGACCAAAGCGTCGCTGGGTTATTCCAATTCAGGTGCTTTTTATGACAACAGATCTTATAACCGCTATTTATTCCGGGTCAACAATGATTTGCAGGTTAATGACAAGATCGGCGTGAACCTGGATGTTTTTTACAAAAGAACGACCAACAAAGGCAATGCAAACGAGCTGCCGAACAACGACTTCAATCCAATCTACGAAAGCCGGGTGATGCCACCGATCTACGACGATGTGTATTCAGACGGTCGAATGGCATTTGGTAAAGACGGGCGAAATCCTTTGGCAAAACTGCGCGATGGCGGATTCACCAGGTCGCTCGCCAATCAGATCGGGGGCCGGATTTCTTTTAACTACAAACCGGTAAACGGGCTGACAGTCACCGCATTGGTAGCGCCTGTTTTTGATCTTGATAAAAATAAATACTTCTCCAAACAGATCCGCTACACCAACCCCGACGGCACGCCGAGTACCGTCGTGAACCAGGCCCGGACGATTTTGACGGAAGGCCGCACGGAAGGGGTGAGCATCAACGGGCAGCTACTGGCCAATTATGTGAAAGAATTGAATGGCGGGCACACCATCGATATTCTGGCGGGTTTTGAAGAAAACTACCGCTCGCTGGAAACATTGAGCGCGTCGAGAAGCGGTTTTGCACTGACTGATTTCCCCTACCTCAATTCAGGTTCCACCGAGCTGCGCGACAACTCCGGCGGTGCGAACGAATCGGGGCTGCATTCGTTTTTCGGGAGATTGCAGTACAATTATAAAAGCAGGTATTTCATCCAGGGTAACCTGCGCTCCGACCTTTCATCCAGATTTGCAGCGGCTTACCGCCGGGCAGTATATCCCTCTGTATCAGCAGGCTGGACCATATCGGAAGAAAGCTTTTTGAAAAATAACCCGTGGCTTTCTTTTCTGAAAGTAAGAGGATCGTGGGGCGAGGCGGGGAATGAGCGGCTGCTGGATAAAGACAATAACCCGGCCTACTATCCCTACCTGGCGACCATCGATTTCTCGACTGCCCTTTTTTACCAGAATGGAAGCGTGGTACCACTCACCGGCGGAGGCCAGCAGGTGTATGCGGTTGAAAATATTTCATGGGAAACCAGCCGGACCATCGATTTCGGCCTTGACGCCGCTTTTCTGAACGACCGCCTGACGATCGCAGCCGATTATTATAAGAAAACGACCCGCGATATTCTCCTGCCGCTCGATATTCCATTATACCTCGGTTACGACAAACCCAATCAGAATGCAGGCACATTGCATGTGCGCGGATGGGAACTGGAAGCTTCCTGGCGCGACCGGATCAATAAGCTCGGTTATTCCGTCGCAGCCAATTTGTCGGATGCGAAATCGACGGTAGGCGACCTGAAAGGCACTGAATTCCGCGGCGATCAGATCATTCGCAATGGCAGCGAGTACAACGAATGGTTCGGTTATTTGTCAAACGGGCTTTTCCAGACGCAGGATGAGATAACCGGCGCACCTGTCCTGAATGTCACCACGAAGCCAGGCGACGTGCGCTATGTGGATGTGAACAAAGACGGAAAGATCACTACCGACGACAAAGTGCTGCTGGGCGGCGCGCTGCCGAGGTATCTGTATGGCGGCAATGTGCGGCTGGATTATGAGGGTTTTGATTTTGGTATCTCTTTTCAGGGTGTTGCCAAAAAACTTTCCCGCCTGAATACGGACATCGTACAGCCATTCGCGGAAGCATTCGGTAATATGCCTGCGGAAATGGTTGGGAAGTTCTGGAGTGTGAACAATACCGCCGAACAGAATCTGGGGGCCACTTATCCGCGACTTTCACGAACTTCCAATTCAGCGAACTATGCGCTTTCGGATTACTGGCTGCTCAACGGCGGGTATTTCCGGGTAAAGAATATTACACTGGGCTATTCGCTGCCGCAGACATTGATGAAAAAGGCAGGCGTTCAGGGGTTAAGATTTTATGTTTCGGCAAATGACGTACTGTCGTTCAGCAAATTCCCGAAATACGTCGATCCCGAATCGTCGACAAGTTATGCCTATCCCATCGTGACCACGCTGATGGCCGGCGCAACCATTCGTTTTTAA
- a CDS encoding SDR family oxidoreductase — protein MENAGSPRILVTGATGNVGSEVVKYLSGKDIPFRAMVRSLDKAPKLPGVTFVEGDFNNKTSLENALTGVEKAFLLTNSSEFAEEQQLRFVDAALKVGVQHIAKLSQWAADVASPVRFLRYHAVVEQAIRDSGIAFTFLRPNLFMQGLLGFKDTIVGQGQFFGAIGDAKVSLVDVRDIAAAAGEALIHPGHENKIYDLTGPEALSHAQLAEKLSAALDRPVRFVDVPPAALRDMLLYAGFPEWQVDGLIEDYAHYHLGEASEVAPGVTDATGLKPRRFEEFTTDYARFFS, from the coding sequence ATGGAAAACGCAGGATCACCCCGCATACTGGTCACCGGAGCCACCGGAAATGTCGGCTCGGAAGTTGTTAAGTATCTGTCCGGCAAAGATATTCCCTTTCGCGCAATGGTCCGCTCGCTGGACAAAGCGCCAAAGTTGCCGGGCGTCACATTTGTTGAAGGCGATTTTAATAACAAAACATCTCTGGAAAATGCGTTGACAGGGGTTGAGAAAGCATTTCTTCTGACCAATTCCTCTGAATTTGCCGAAGAGCAGCAACTTAGGTTTGTCGACGCTGCCCTGAAAGTGGGCGTGCAGCACATTGCAAAGCTGTCGCAATGGGCTGCGGATGTTGCATCGCCCGTGCGGTTTTTGAGGTACCACGCGGTGGTGGAGCAGGCGATCAGGGATTCGGGAATTGCATTCACATTCCTTCGCCCGAACCTTTTTATGCAGGGGCTGCTGGGGTTCAAGGATACAATCGTCGGCCAGGGACAGTTTTTCGGCGCGATCGGGGACGCGAAAGTCAGCCTGGTCGACGTGCGGGATATTGCAGCGGCGGCAGGCGAGGCATTGATCCATCCCGGTCACGAAAATAAAATCTACGATCTCACGGGTCCGGAAGCTTTGTCCCACGCGCAGCTTGCGGAAAAATTGTCTGCCGCGCTCGACCGCCCCGTCCGGTTTGTCGACGTCCCTCCGGCTGCATTGCGTGACATGCTTTTATATGCAGGCTTTCCCGAATGGCAGGTCGACGGACTGATTGAAGACTATGCACATTACCATCTGGGAGAGGCCAGCGAAGTCGCCCCGGGAGTTACGGACGCAACAGGGTTGAAGCCGCGCCGCTTTGAAGAATTTACCACAGATTACGCGCGCTTTTTTTCTTAA